AGAGATCACAGCAGCCACGATCGTCGATCGTCTGCATCATATACTGGCCGACGGCTTTCCCTGGATTGTGCTGGAAAATGAAAAGACCATCCTCGGTTATGCCTATGCGACGAAATTTCGCGATCGGGAGGCGTACCGGTACACGGCGGAGAGCACGGTGTACCTCGATCCCGGACAAACCGGGCGCGGCTACGGCGCCTGGCTGTATCGGGAATTGCTCGATCGGTTGAAACACAGGGGCATCCATGTGGTGATCGGCGTCATCAGCCTGCCCAATCCGGCCAGCGTCCGGTTGCATGAATCACTTGGTTTTACACAAACGGCGCATCTGCAGCAGGTGGGCTTCAAGTTTGGTCAATGGATCGATGTCGGCGACTGGCAGTTGATCCTGTGAGAGATTCGAATCATTCCAAAGGTTTTAGCCGCGGCATGAATCTGTGGGGGGCTGTTCGGCGGGAGGCGCAGGCGATGAGGCCGCAGCCCCGGG
The genomic region above belongs to bacterium and contains:
- a CDS encoding N-acetyltransferase, with translation EITAATIVDRLHHILADGFPWIVLENEKTILGYAYATKFRDREAYRYTAESTVYLDPGQTGRGYGAWLYRELLDRLKHRGIHVVIGVISLPNPASVRLHESLGFTQTAHLQQVGFKFGQWIDVGDWQLIL